Part of the Candidatus Endomicrobium procryptotermitis genome is shown below.
AACTTATTTTATGCCGCATGATATGGCGCGCAAATATCTGAGCCTTAACCCTATTGTATGCACGCTTTTACTGATTTTGCTTTTATGGTCTGGAGTTTTATGGAATATTATAGAGCCGTTAATCAATTATTTGGTTGTTTTATTAAGCGGAGTTCCACTCAGGTAGATGAAAAATGAAAAAGAAAGTTTTGTCGGGCATGCGTCCCACGGGAAGACTGCATCTTGGTCATTATTTTGGTGCGTTAAAAAATTGGATAGAGCTTCAAAATGAATACGATTGTTTTTATATGTCCGCAGACTGGCATGCGCTGACTACGGATTACGCCGATACTTCAAAAATAAATGAAAATACTTTTGAAATGGTCGCAGACTGGATTACAGTCGGAATAAATCCTGAAAAAAGCGTTATTTTCAAACAGTCGCAAGTGAGCCAACACAGCGAACTTTTTTTAGTTTTATCGATGATAACGCCTTTAGGATGGCTTTACAGATGTCCCACATACAAAGAACAGCTTAATGAGATAAAAAATAAAGATTTGAATAATTTTGGCTTTTTAGGTTATCCTGTACTACAGGCGGCTGATATTCTGCTTTATATGGCGGACATAGTTCCCGTAGGGGAAGACCAACTGGCACATCTGGAACTTACTAGAGAAATAACAAGAAGGTTCAATAATTTTTACGGCAATGTCCTGGTTGAACCTCAATCGAAACTTACGGAATCTGCCAGAGTTCCCGGAATAGATGCGAGGAAGATGTCAAAATCATACGGGAATTCGCTTTTGCTTGGAGAAGATGACGATTCCATAAAGAAAAAAGTCCGTGATATGTATACAGATCCTTTGAAAATAAAAAAAGATGATATTGGCCACACTGAAGGTTGTGTTGTTTTTACTTTTCATAAGATTTTTAACAAAAATTATAAAGAAAGAGAAACCGAATGCAAAGCAGGAAGCATCGGCTGCGTTACGTGTAAAAAACAGCTTACGGAAATGCTTTCAGTTTTCATGAGACCTCTTGCGCAAAAAAGAGCCGATATAATGAAAGATAAATCTTATCTGGAAAAAGTTTTAAAAGAAGGTACGGAAAAAGCAAGAGAGACTGCGGCTTCAACTATGTCCGATATAAGAAAAGCTCTTAAATTTTAATCTGGATTTGCGGGATTTTTATGACATATGACATTCACACTGATTCTTTTGAAGGTCCTTTAGACCTTCTTTTGCATCTTATAAAAAGAAATGATTTGGAAATAAGCGAGATAAAAATAGCAGAAATAACTTCGCAATATCTTGCATATATTGATTTAATGAAAGAGCTTAACATTGACATTGCGGGCGAATTTCTCGTCATGGCATCGATATTGATGCAGATAAAAGCGAAGACACTTCTTCCTTCAGACAGTGAAAAAGAAAACGAAGAAGATCCGTTTGATCACCTTAAAAACAGGCTGCTGGAATATCAGAAATATAAAGAGGTAGGCAAACTTTTATCGTATAAAATTCTTGAAACTTCGCAGATTTATTACAGGCCGGCTCCATCGGTCAATAAGCATGATTATGTGCTTGATGCTTCTGTTTTCGATCTGATAAGCAGTTTCAGAGATGCTCTCACAGCTTTACCTGAAAGCGTGAAAGAAATAATGTATAAAGAAATTCCCATTGAAATGAAAATAAGGGAAATTCTAGATGTATTGGAAGGCAGGCAGTATGTTTCTTTTACTGAAATTCTCAAAATTCAAAGAACCAGAATGGATTTGATAGTGTGTTTTATGGCTGTGCTTGAACTTGTAAAAAATAAACAGATAGTGGCAAAACAGTCGGAACTGTTTCAAGATATAAGAATTTATAGAGTTTATAATGAAGTCGAACCAGAAGTAAAAGAAGACAACGGCGTGTTCGAGTTCGCAAAAGAAAAAGATGACAAGAATGCAAAACTTCTCACGACTGATTTGGAGCTTAGTGGTGAACCCGATGTCTCAATAAAA
Proteins encoded:
- a CDS encoding segregation/condensation protein A, which encodes MTYDIHTDSFEGPLDLLLHLIKRNDLEISEIKIAEITSQYLAYIDLMKELNIDIAGEFLVMASILMQIKAKTLLPSDSEKENEEDPFDHLKNRLLEYQKYKEVGKLLSYKILETSQIYYRPAPSVNKHDYVLDASVFDLISSFRDALTALPESVKEIMYKEIPIEMKIREILDVLEGRQYVSFTEILKIQRTRMDLIVCFMAVLELVKNKQIVAKQSELFQDIRIYRVYNEVEPEVKEDNGVFEFAKEKDDKNAKLLTTDLELSGEPDVSIKENQEENNGNIRS
- the trpS gene encoding tryptophan--tRNA ligase, with the protein product MKKKVLSGMRPTGRLHLGHYFGALKNWIELQNEYDCFYMSADWHALTTDYADTSKINENTFEMVADWITVGINPEKSVIFKQSQVSQHSELFLVLSMITPLGWLYRCPTYKEQLNEIKNKDLNNFGFLGYPVLQAADILLYMADIVPVGEDQLAHLELTREITRRFNNFYGNVLVEPQSKLTESARVPGIDARKMSKSYGNSLLLGEDDDSIKKKVRDMYTDPLKIKKDDIGHTEGCVVFTFHKIFNKNYKERETECKAGSIGCVTCKKQLTEMLSVFMRPLAQKRADIMKDKSYLEKVLKEGTEKARETAASTMSDIRKALKF